catACGCTAAGAAACTCAAGTGCATGTTTGATTCTTATTACAATGGTATATGGTCCTATTtgaattatctaaacagtggcagtgtTTAGATCTGCCTCTAATTGAATAGGCTCATCACGACAGATGATAGACAACATTACTACATTTTTACCATAGAAAGTGATCTTTGGAAAGCTCTGTGGTAGTTCCTATAAGTATATATGAGTTCAGACTACAATCTATTCTGTATAATAAAAGCATGACTATCGTCGTTGTGGGGAACTAATTGATGTTATATTCCAAATCAACCTCCACGATTTAGTTATACAATAGTCAACAGTCAAtagtacatgtttaatataatagGAAAGCATGGAAAGACATTTTTAAGAACTTTCATtctcctttaaaaatgcattttgattggggGGTGGTTTGGTTTGGTGGAAATAGAGCAAATCAAATCCTGGGTTCAAATTGTTGCTCAGTGCTGACTCGGTGGTTGACTCTTACAAAAGAGAAAGACAAATAAGTACATTTTTCACCACACATGGTGATGTGAAATCCATTTGTGAAAACTTTGTATTCTGACCAGATAAATTGTTTTAGTTATGCCCTACCAGTAGTGTACATGTACCTGTTGTGTCAATAGGGTGTGACAGTATTTCATAATATATATCACTAGagataataaaagtaaaaatgcgCTTTGCTTTAACATACAATTGCTTtataactacaaaataaagggaTATCTTGACATCAGATATCTTagaaaaacaaatccaatatCCAGAGTGTTTACATTTCTACAAAGTCGTATCAGTGTATctttaaatataattacattcaAGCAGAAGATATATTGAAACGCTTATGCAGAGTATCTTatcacacatatacatttttcacTGTCTGACATTAAAGTTCATACAGTATGTTCAGCCTTTTTCCAATGTCAAGGTCAAAAGCACTGATGGTAATTTACAGTGAATGCTGATAGCAACCTTTACAGGAAGTAAAGTGGTACATTAAAAGTGTTCAAGCATCTATGCTCTGCATTATATGTACAGTGCCACAAATTTCTACCTAAGGTAGTTTAAActtgaattgtatttgtttaaattataattgGAGCACTTGGTGAACTTGAACAAGATGTCAACAGGTTTTTAActgcttgttttctttgtgtgtctTCAGAGTCAATTCCCTAGTTACTTTGTTCTAAAACCAGCTACAACCCTCCTGCTCAGTGCGAGAGTGTTTCTAACACAAGCCCTAACATGCCTCGATGGTTGGAGTCCTTTAGAAGCCATACTGAGTGCTGTAAATGTAATGAGTGACTTTAAggtgttgaagaaaaaaaacccaacaacatttcatttacacTTCCCGCAGATATGGGACACTGAGCTAACTTAGAAAATCTTACACATTCTATAAAACATGACACTAAACTACTGTTGCAATTCACTGCACACTACTTATCTCATACATCTGGTAATGTATTGTATTGACGTCTACTGATACTGAAAACATTCAGCATAAAGGTATGATACAGTAGTAAAACACAAAGCTGTGCAAGAATAAAGCTGTTGTTTCTATCTATCAGAATTTTTCACCACCAAGTTAGTTAATTATTTTCAAGCTGACATCAAACTATGCTTTCATGATACAAACACATATTGTTTGTCTTCATATGTGTATTTTAGCTCCATATCTACACTAAGCCAACAACAGTTTCACGCGAGGTCCTTATGAAAATGGACACAGTGTTTAGCTGAACAGGTTTGATAGGGAAAATGCATCAAATCCTCTGAAATCACTTCAGCAGCTGATGCAGCAGAATAGGTCCATTGAAGACATAAAGAAGAGGCCAGCGTCATAGATAGGCAGTTGTCAATCCCAAGAGAATTTGTAATGTATAAATGAGCACTCCAAATTATAAACGGTTCCAACAGAGGACTATACAGAGAGGGATCAATAATGTAAGGTAGGGTCTAAGTGCAATAGGTATCAGTTTATACACAATTTGATGATATGTTTGGTTATGGAGACCAAGCTGTATCTTTTTAGCACAcactattattaatgttattgtcGACTGTGGCTAAGAAAATAGCACCAATGtgttctggttttattttcttttattggtaTTGTTTTGCAGCTGCAACATTGAATTCTACAAAGTGCGTTCAATATAAAACCATAGAGTTCAGAATCAAACCATAACAGTATTCCCTTAATTATGGTATGCAAACTCCTATAAGCTCTTTAAAAATGAACTGTAGGGAGGCTGCATGGAGAGGCTTCTGACTTGCTTCCCAGTAACAGTGTTTTCTACTGAATTGTTTGTACCGTGATTGGGCAGGTTTCTCAAACCCATTGCTTTGTCAGTTAAAGAATCAAGTGTTTGTACAGAGGTGTCCATTTGTCACTGCAGGCCCTGACGTAGGCATTAGGGCATCTGCCATTTAAACCTCTATGTCTTAACTACCCACAACACAGAAACCGGAGAGCTGAAATGGAATCCTCTTTCCCTTCCCTGGCTGCTCTGCAGTGTTTGCTTTGCAAGGTGGTACGAGGGGGGATAGCTTGTAACATGTAACTGATTCCTTCAAGTACACTGCAGAACAAATTGAAATATTATTAAGAGTAAATAAGAGACATAGTATTAAGACAAAATGCAAAGCTCATTTCAGTTTTTAACCCATCAGGTTTTTAAACATGGCAATAAAGGCTCTGAGAATGTGTGCAATGCACGGCAGGGCTATGTTAAGACCTTTGATATATTACTCATCACCATACTTAAACACATGTGATCTTTGCACTTATTGATTTACACATCCATTTCCAAGTCCTAGCCCATCCAGCTCAAATGTGTGAcagccttttaaacatgttttttttttcttttgctgcacttcgtattatattttgtttttccctTAGGGTTACATTGATATTTTGCTTCATTAATGTGTATGTTTGAACAAAAACGTATTTAgaatttaaacataattttgacACAAAAAGACTAAACACAATTTGATTGGTAAATTGAATTATtggtatttatataattttactatataaatgtatactgtaacaATAGCGAATATACACTTTGCTCCTGATTTGTAAACCTTTAGATCAGGTCTGAACAGTTTGTTATCTTCTGAAACCTGTTAACGTTggtgcaaaattattattattattattattattattattattattattattattattattagtagtagtagtagtagtagtagtagtagtagtagtagtagcatcaTTCAGTCAACGTAATCAAGACAGCAAGCTAGTGACCAGTTCAAAAATCATAAAGAAGATAGACAAATAGATACATGACAAATAATGCTATAACCCTACATTTTGTACTATTAATAAGAATCAGTAATGAATTTAAAAGCGACAGGAAAGGAACACGTCCATTGTATAAAAAGCGAAAGTAAACTGTAAGTCTGGTTCTGCAATAGAGAAGTGTTTCAAACATGTCTAATCCAATTAACCAGTGCATTATGTTGTCATGTGCGCAATTCACAGCGTGCCGTTATGCACACCAGTCTAAGCAATAGAGGATATGTAATTGCCTCCAGTTACATTTTTGTCCGCAGTGCAGTATGCCTCCGTTTGTCCGGAATCAATATTGTTGGCACCTGTTATCTGTTTGAAGTTATATTTCACCTTTCCTCGAGAGGTGTTAATGTGTAGTTTTTAAACGAATGGTGCTCCACTAGTCGTCGTACCCCTGCAGACGCATTGAACTCAGATTTAGAGTTTGATGCGCTGCGACAGCTAAAAGTTGGATAGAGTTTCACCTGCTTCTATATATATAAACCGAGTGACTTGTGTCATTGCGCTATTTAAATGCCATCGCCTGGGTTCCTCTGCCGGTTTGGATCACTCCTGTCAAACACATACCCACTACAGGCCGCAAGAGCACCATGATGGACCTTTTTGAGACCAACGCTTATTTTTTCAATGACCTTCGCTATCTGGATGGGGATACTGGACCCTTGCAGCACTTGGAAATGGCAGAGGTGTCTCCCTTGTACCAAGGGAGTGATGGCACCTTGTCACCAGGGCAGGATCAGGCACCATCCGAGACTGGTGACAGCAGCGGGGAAGAGCACGTCTTAGCACCCCCGGGTCTCCAACCCCACTGTGCGGGGCAATGTCTGATTTGGGCTTGCAAGACCTGTAAACGAAAATCAGCCCCAACTGACAGGAGAAAAGCAGCAACTCTTAGAGAACGGAGGAGGCTTAAAAAGATTAATGAAGCTTTTGAGGCTTTAAAGAGAAAAACTGTGCCAAACCCGAGCCAGAGGTTGCCGAAAGTGGAGATTCTACGAAGCGCTATAAATTACATTGAGAAACTTCAGGACCTTTTACGTACACTGGATCAACAAGAAAAGTTGCAGGGAAATGTGGACCCATTTAACTACAATCTGAGAGATCAACACGTAAGAAAGATTCACAGCGTGTTGACTATTCctattacatattaatattttcttaatgGATAATGTTACGTGACAAGTGAGTTTGAGCGACAAAAAAGCGTAACTTTCAATGTTTTGATGATTATTTCAGATTAACGTGATAAACCATTTATAGAATTGGGAAGAACTGAGTTCCAGCACACGACCTTTAACTAGCATGCAAACTTAACTTCAGCTGTTGTTGCAACAGACACATTGTATACTTTCCTGTGTGTAGGTGCCCAGTGCAGAGTTGTATGGAAGAAGCACCTGTCATTCTAACTGGCAGAATCTCTCAGATCATTCCAATACAGCCGGTGGTGACCAAAGAGAAGGTGAGTACTAGCGCAGTATAGTACAGCAGCACAAAGTATGTATCACCTTGATAAGCTAAAGCAGTTGTGTGTATTATAAAAAGAAAGCTTCAAATAAGATAGAGGTTAATTTTAGCGCTACCAATGTCCTACAGTTGTTTCTTGCTGTTCAGTAATATATAgatacttgttttttgttttataaaaaaaaatagcgcaaacgggggagtgtgtgtgtgtgtgtgtgtgtgtgtgtgtgtgtgtgtgtgtgtgtttgggggggggggggggtgctataATTGAACAAATAGC
This window of the Polyodon spathula isolate WHYD16114869_AA chromosome 7, ASM1765450v1, whole genome shotgun sequence genome carries:
- the LOC121318054 gene encoding myogenic factor 6-like; amino-acid sequence: MMDLFETNAYFFNDLRYLDGDTGPLQHLEMAEVSPLYQGSDGTLSPGQDQAPSETGDSSGEEHVLAPPGLQPHCAGQCLIWACKTCKRKSAPTDRRKAATLRERRRLKKINEAFEALKRKTVPNPSQRLPKVEILRSAINYIEKLQDLLRTLDQQEKLQGNVDPFNYNLRDQHVPSAELYGRSTCHSNWQNLSDHSNTAGGDQREGSGVESSASSSLRCLSSIVDSIASEEPKINYSEEAAEK